Within the Opitutaceae bacterium TAV5 genome, the region CAGGGCAGACGGCGGTTCGGCAAGCGAAAGGAGGGCATCCGCATGACGTCGCCCGCTTTCCTGTTTGTAGTCTCCGTGCCGCACCAGCCCCGTCTCGAACGGCAGTCCGGCCTGTTTCAGCGCCGCGCGGTAGCCGGCGACGCGGGCGCGGCTCGTCGAGGAATTGGCCGGGCCCGCGATCATCCCGATGCGCGTGTGTCCGCGCGCGACGAGATGCGCAGTCGCCTCGAACGCACCTTGTTTGTTATCCACCTCCACCTTGTCGAGCCTGGCGCCGGAGATCGAACGGTCGACGCAAACCACCGGCACGCCTTCTGCAGCAAATTCCAGCACGGCCGGGTCGTTCGCTTTCAGGGGCGGGATAATGATGCCGTCCACCGACTCGGCGCGCATCACGTCCAGGTAAAACCGTTCCTTCTCCGCGTCCTCGTCGTAGTTGCAAAGCAATACGGCAAAATTCGCCTGGCGGGCCGTGTCCTCCACGCCGCGCGCGATGTCGGCGAAAAACGGATTCCGGATGTTGGGAATGATCAGCCCGATGAGGTGACAGTTCCCTCCGCTGCGCAGCCGGCGGGCCACGCGGTTGGGCTTGTAGCCCATCCGGCGCATCACGTCGCGAATGCGCGCGCGCGTCTCCTCGCTGATCCGGCCCGTGTCGTTGATCGTTCGCGAGACGCTGGAAATCGAGACGCCCGCCTGCCGGGCCACCTCTGTCAGATTCACGTTTGGCTGCATTCGGGCGTGGACATTAGGACAAACCTTTTTCTGCCGACGAGTCTTGTTTTGGCCGCGAAACGCGTGGAGAAAAACCCGAATGGCCACAAAATGTCATTTTGTCCGGCGAGAATCTTCCGCGCGCTTATAAGCGCGATGAAGCGTTTCATGCGCGGCGCGTTCCTTTGTGTTTTTTGTGGCTATTGCTTGTCGGAGCGGCGGGGACGCCGCCGCTCCAATGCCCCGGAGCTTGCCCTGGAAATCTTTACTCACGGTTAAATTGAGAAAACGTTTGCTCAATCCGTGGGATTTCACCTTTCTTCCATCGACCCGAATCCCTGCCCATGACTGAAAAACTTCTCCTCGACACCGACATCGGCTCCGATGTGGACGACGCCGTCTGCCTCGCCTGGCTGCTCCTCGAACCGGCCTGCGAACTGCTCGGCATCACCACCGTTACCGGCGACACGGCAGCCCGTGCCGCGCTCGCTGATGCCCTGTGCCGGCGTACGGGGAAAGCCGGAATTCCTGTCTATCCCGGCCTCGCCAAACCGCTGCTTCTGCCGGAAAGCCGCCAACCCCGCGTGCCGCAGGCCACTATCCTGGCGGAGGGTAAATGGCCGCACACACCCGCCGGCGATTTTCCGAAGCACGAGGCGATCCGGTTCCTCCAGCAAACCATCCGCGCTCACCCCGGCGAGGTGACGCTCCTCGCTATCGGCCCGCTGACCAACATTGGCGCCCTTTTCACCATCGACCCGGAAATTCCCTCGCTTCTGAAATCGCTCGTCATCATGGGGGGCAACTTCACGCCCACCCGCTGGCTCGGCAGCTATGGCGCCGGGCGCTGTGAGTGGAATATCGTCAACGATCCGCATGCCGCCGAAATCGTCTACCGCGCCCGGGTTCCGCGGCACCGCTCCGTCGGCATCGACGTGACTTCCCGCGTGAACATGAAACCCGACGAAGTGCGTGAAAAATTTCGCCGTCCCGGTCTCGACCTCGTGCTCGATATGGCCAGGGTCTGGTTCGATGGCGGACGCGACGAGATCACCTTCCATGATCCGCTTGCCGCCGTGACCATTTTCGAGCCCGACCTCTGCACCTGGGAACAAGGCAACGTGAACATCGTCACCGATGGACTCATGGAGGGCTACACGCTTTTCAATCCCGACGTCGCCCCCGCCGAAGCCTTGCATGAAGTCGCCAGCGAGGTAGACGAGGAGCGATTCTTCACCCGTTATTTCAAGAACTTCGCCTGATTCCGGAAAACAATCCGGCGGGACCGCTAAAATACGCTAAAGAACGCTAAAATAAAAGACAGGGAGGCCCCCTGATCCGGTTGAATGAGGAGGGAGCGGCTGATGCAGCCTGCTCCGAATGCTTTTTTAGCGTTTTTCAGCGTATTTTAGCGGTTCCTTCCTGCCTTTTTATGTCCGTCGCCAACACCACCCGCCATGCCGTTGCCATCGTCGGCTCCGCCAACATGGATCTTTCGATTCCCGTCACCTGTCTGCCTCGCACCGGTGAGACCATTCTGGGGGGTGACATGACGACCAATCCGGGCGGCAAGGGAGCGAACCAGGCGGTCGCCGCCCAGCGCGCCGCCAGCCGGCCCGGCTTTTGCCGCTTCGTCGGGCGCGTGGGCGATGATGTATTCGGACGGCAGTTACGGAACGCCCTCGACGCCGATTCCGTCGACACCGCTGCGCTACTGACCACGCCGGGCGCTCCCAGCGGGACAGCCGCCATCATGGTCAATCCCGAGGGAGACAACGCCATCGTTGTTTCTCCGGGCGCCAATGCCCGCCTCACGCCGGCCGACATCGCGGGAGTACGCGAGGCGATCACGACTGCGGCCGTTCTCACGGTGCAGCTCGAAGTGCCGTTCGACACCGTGGCCGCCGCGCTCTCGCTCGCGCGCGAGGCGGGCGTGCTCACGATCCTCGATCCCGCTCCGGCTCCCCAACCCGCATCGGCCGGGGCGCTCGCCACACTTCCCGACGCGCTCTGGCAGGTTGACATTTTTTCGCCCAACCAGAGCGAGGCCCGGCTTTTGACCGGCATCGCCGTTGACGACCTCGATTCGGCACGGGCCGCGGGGGAACGTCTGCTGCAATTCGGTCCCAAAACCGTTGTCCTCAAGCTCGGCGGACTCGGCGCGGCCATCATCACCGCTGCGCCGTCCGGAGGCGGTCAGGGCGGAAATGCTCCCGTCTTCACGCATATTCCCGCCATCCGCATTCCGGCCGTGGTGGATACGACGGCGGCGGGCGACACGTTCACCGGGGCTCTCGCCACTGCCTTGGCCGAAGGACGTTCGTTGGCCGAGGCGGTGCGCTTCGCCGGCATCGCCGGGTCGCTCGCCTGCACCGTTCGCGGAGCCCAGTCGGCCATCCCTCATCGGCGGGATATCCTGGCTCGCCTGTGAGATTTGTCTGGCGCGGTTTTCAAATGCGATGCTTCGCGACATTTAGGGGCAGAGGCGGCGAGCCCGGCGGTTGCGGGCAAACGCGGCAGCGTGAGTCCGGAAAAAACCGGGAGTGCCTACGAGGAGTCACACGACGACATCCGCTGGTACCTGCTGGACGTTGAGACCGCCGTCGATGACGATGCGGGAGCCGATCAGGGTCGGAGCCTGGTCGGAAGCGAGGAAGAGAGCGAGGCGGGCGATCTCGTCTTGCTGCGTAGGGGCGCGGCCGGGGGTGTTCTGGTGGCGGCGGGCGGTTTGTTCCGGGGACAGGTCATTCCAGCGCGGAGTCCAGATATAGCCGGCGGAGATGCAGTTGACGCGGATGTCGTGCTGCGCGAGTTCGAGCGACATGGCACGGGTGAGTCCTTCGAGAGCGGCCTTGCTGGTGCAGTATGCGGTGCGTCCCCAGATGGCGCGCTCGCCGGCGAGCGAGGTGATGTTGATGATCGCCCCGGGGCGGCCTGCATCGCGAAGGTGCCGGGCGGCGAGTTGGGAACAGCGGAAGGTGCCGTGAAGATTGGCGTCGATGACTTCGCGGAAAAAGGCGGGCGTCTGGCCGAGGAACGTGGTGTCGTCGCCGAGGCCGAGGTGAGCGGCGTTGTTGATGAGGATATCGGGGAGGAGGTCGCGGCGGATGAGATCGGCGAAGGCGGCGTCGATGGCCGCCTCGTCGCCGAGGGCGAAGTGGGTGGCGTGGAGAGTGTCGGGCGAAAGCGCGATGTTCGTCATCGAAGTGCGGATACGTTCACAGGCGGATTCGGCGTCGGCAAGGCGGCGACCGTGGAGGATCGTGCGGGCGCCGGCCTGTGCGAAGAGCAGCGCAATGGTATGGCCGAGGTTTTGCGTGGAACCGGTGACGAGCACGGTCTTGCCGGTGAAGTCGGGGAGGGGAGCGGTGGGTGCGTTGTTGGCGGTGAATGCGGGTTTCATGGTAGGCGTTTTTTCGCTACAGAGTTCACAGAGCTCGGACACGGAGATCACGGAGGCGTGATTGATAAATCAGGGCGATGCAGGAGTTGCGGTTGGTTTTTTAAAAACTACGGATTTCACGGATGACACGGATCAGAAAACCGGAATGGCCGCGAAGAGGCAAAAGTCACAAAAAAGAAAAGTCAGGATAGGCTGAATTTTTTGCGGTTTTTTGTGCCTCTTTGTGGCTATCCCTCTGTTTTGGTTTTTATCCGTTTTATCCGTGTAATCCGTGGTCGGTTTGGTGCTGTTTCAGAAAGTGGCTTTGGCATCCGGCGGGCGGATGGCGGTGAGGGCGCCGGTGTAGTGGCGCAGGTCGTGAACCTGGTAAGGGTGCGCGGCGAGGGCGTCTTCGTTGATCTCGACGCCGAGGCCGGGAGCATCGCTGATCTGCATCTCGCCATTGACCAGCCGGCAGGTTTCCCGGGCGACGTCGGCGCGCCAGGGGACGTCGGTCGCCATGGTTTCGAGGTAGAGGAAATTGGGCGTGCAGGCGGCGAGTTGCAGCGTGGCGGCGTTGGCGACCGGGCCGGACGGATTGTGCGGGCAGAAGGGAATCTGCCAGACCTCGGCCATGGCGGCGATCTTGCGGAGCTCATGAATGCCGCCGGCATGGGAGACATCGGGCTGGATAAAGTCGGCGCAGCCGCGTTCGAAGACTTCGCGAAATTCCCAGCGGGTGTAGAGGCGTTCGCCCATCGAGATGGGGGTGCGGGTGTCGGCGCGGAGGCGCGCGTAGTTTTCGAGGTTGCCGGGGATGAGCGGCTCCTCGAACCACTGGATGTCGTAGTCTTCGAGAGCCCGGGCGATGCGGCGGGCGGTGGGGAATTCGAAGCGGCCATGGCCTTCGATCAAAAGTTCGGCGGTAGTGCCGGTGGCGGTTTTGACAGCTTCGACGACGGCGAGGGCGTCACGGAGTTGGGCGGCGGAGAGGTGACGGAAGGTGGCGCCGAAGGGATCCCACTTGAGGGCGCGGTAACCCATGCCGATGGCGATTTTCGCGGCGGCGGCAAATTCGTCGGGCGTTTTGGCGTTGGCGAACCAGGCATTGGCGTAGCAGGGAACGGCATCGCGGACGCGACCGCCGAGGAGTTGATGAACGGGGACACCGAGGGCTTTGCCCTTGATGTCCCAGAGCGCCATTTCGACGGCGGAGAGCGCGCTCATGAGGACGGGGCCGCCGCGCCAGTAGGCGTCGCGGTAAGCGTCCTGCCACCAGGCTTCGATGTTGCGGAGGTCGCGATTGACCAAGCCGCGTTCGAGTTCGCGGACGGCTTGGATGACGGTGGGTTCGCGGTATTCGAGCGTGGCTTCGCCCCAGCCGTGGTGGCCGGAGTCCGTCTCGATTTTGACAAAACACCAGTTGGTGCGCCAGGCGTCGCAGATGAAGGTCTTGAGGGCGGTGAGTTTCATGGGAAAAGCTGAATAGCTGAAGGGCTGGAAGCTGAAATTGGCTGGGGATTCGGGCCGGTTTTCTTCAGCCGTCCATTTTTCCTGCCAGCGGCAGGAGGGAGGCATCGGTGAGCACGAGTGGATAATCGGGGAGCGGAAGACGGAAGCGGCGGCCGACGACGGCGCCGTCGAGGACGAAGGCGGAGCCACGGGCGGCGGCGTCGTGAACGGTGCCGGTGAGAAGGTCGAGGAGGACGGGTTTTTCGAGGCGAAGGTCGGAGTCGTGCCAGAGGGTGAGGTCGATCTCGCTGGCGGGAGTCTTCTGTTGCGGGTCTTCGGTGTTCCAGAACGCGACGAGGGGCGAGCCGTGGCTGCTGAAGGTGGCGGCGACAGGGCTGGCCATCAGGCCGCTCCGCTGCGGGTGCGCGGGATCGGGTTCGGAGAAGCGGGTGCAGAGTTCCTGACGATGCGTGTCGGTGTCGAAGAGCGAGCAGATGCGGCGCATGACGTCGAAGGCGTATTTGGGTGTGTAATGTTTTCCGTGTATCAGGCCCATCATGACGGGGCGGTTGATCTTGCCGCCGGCCTGCCTGTAGGGGCGGTCCATGAGATCGACGGCGTGGAAATAGAGGAGCAGGTCGAAGCCGGTACGCAGGTCGATGAGGAGGCGGCGGGCGATCCACTTGGCCTGCACGATCTGGTCCATGTCGTAGAGGCCGAGCCAGTCGTCGTTGTGGCCGGCGGTCTGGGAGGGACAACCGTTCTCGCCCTGCCAGATGGCGATGCGGCGGGCAGGCGAATAGCGGTCGAGCAGGCGACGGATGAGGTCGTGCATGTTTTGCAGGTTCTGCTCGGGGACGGTCTGGTAGGGGTGAAAGGAAAACACATCGATGTGATCGGCCATCCCGGCCTTGAGCGCGGTTTCGAGGTAAGCGGGATCGAGCTTGGACATGGCGCCGCCGATGATCGTGGCGTCGGGGATTTGTTCGCGGACGGCGGCGGCGGTGATGCGGACGAGTTCGGCATAGGCGCGGGCGTCGGGTTTGGCAGGATGCCAGAACTGGGGGATGTTGGGTTCGTTCCAGATTTCCCAGTGGGCGACACGACCGCGGAAATGGGCGGCGAGGGCGCGGGTCCAGGCGAGCCAGGCGTCGCGGACGGCGTCGCCATAGTAGAGCGGCACGTAGCCGACGGCGGACTCGTGGGGCACATCGGGCATGTAGAGCCGGTTGCCGAAACTGACGGAGAAAAACGGTTGCATGCCGATGGAGCGGAGGCGGTCCACGATGGCGTCGAGCCAGGCGAAGTCGTAAACGCCGGGGGCGGTTTCGCAGCGGCTCCAGCCGGTTTGCACGCGCGCCCACTTGGCGCCGAGTTTTTCGAGGTGGGGGTAAACGCGCTCGGGATCGAACATGAAGCGGTCGAGGGTTTCGAAGCCGATACCGATGCGAGAGCCGGGGATCTGTGCCGTGGAGCGTAAGGTGGCGAGCCGACCGATCTCGGGGAGGCCGGGGAGCGGGTGGGGGAGGAGTTGCCGGCGGCAGAGGGCGGGGATGTCCTGGTTTTCGATGACGGAGTCAGCGGCAGCGGGAGCGGTGGCGGTAGACATGGCGGCGGGGGGAGGTGCGAATTACAAATGACAATGACGAATTATGAATGTGGATATGAGCGACGGAGGCATTTCCGAAGGCTTTCCATCCGTGGGAAAAAAGTTTACAGATGTGCGCATGGAGAAAATGAAAGCAGCGGAAACCGACAGGGCAGGGGAGAATGCCCGGACTTACTGGGATGGTTTGCGGGTGTCGCTGATCCGGTTCTTCGAGGGGCCGCCGATCGGGAAATATGGAGTTTTTCAAGGAGTGGTGCTGACGGTTTTCAAGTTCCTGGAGGGTGAGGTGACGCTGGTCAAAGACGGTGTTTCGGTGTCGGCGGGCAAAGGTGACTGGATGGTGTGCCATCCGGGGGAACGGTTTCAGGATTTTTCGGATTCTGCGCGTATCATCTCGATTCACCTGTTGGTGGAAAGTCCGGGCAATGCGGCGGCATGGTCAGGAGGCCCGGTGCTGGCGTTCGGCGTGGAGACGGCGACGAGGGCGGGGCTGGATGGTTGCGTGCGGCGGATGCGGCGGTCGGCGGTGTTGCGGCGGCTGGAAGCGAGCGGAAAGATTTGTCCGCTGGGCGTGCCGGAGACGTTCGCCGAGGCGCTGGAGTTGCAGGAAGTGGTGGCGGCATTTTTCCGGCGACTGATGGGGGTAGTGGAGCCGCTGGGGATGCGTTACGAGGCACCGCCGATTCGTGACGGGCGGGTGCGCGAGAGCCGGCAGCGGCTGGCGGCGGCGGGACTGCGCGAGGGGTTTTCGCGCGAGCGACTGGCGGCGGGATGCGGATTGAGCGCGTCGCAACTGGATCGGTTGTGGCGTGAGGAGCTGGGGCAGACGCCGGCGCAATTCTGGCATGCGCGGCGTTTGCAGGCAGCGTGCGCGCTGCTTCAGGGCGACGCGCACTCGATCAAGGAAATCGCGTTCGAAACGGGATTCCCGCACCTGAGCCAGTTTTCGTTCTGGTTCGCAAAAGCCATGAACGAGTCACCGCGCGCATTCAGGAGCCGGCACGAACGGGATTGAGAGAGTAGGGATGACCGCTGGCGCTGTGCCAAAATGCGAAAACGGCGACATCGAATCAGCACTTCGTCCCGGCAAAGACAGGTCCCGTCCATTTCATGCCAGCATGGCGTTGGTCCTTGAGCCGTTCCCGGCATCTTGAGTTATGACATAAGACATTATATTATATATAGATATAATTATTTCAGGAATTTTTGCGTAACTGGTTACTTTTTGATTGTAACCAGTTACTTTTCGGGTACTCGTTTCCATCGTCGCTCTCACAACCATGATTCGTCTCGGAATAATCGGTCTCGGAACCCGGCTCGCCCACATGCTGACCTGTTTTCAGGCCAGCGAACCCTCGCTGAGGGTGGTCGGCGTCGTTGATCCCGATCCCGCCGCCGCCCTGGAGCGGTTGCCCGCCGAACAGCGCGGGGGCATCCGTTTCTTCGCTACGCTGGCCGATCTCCTGCGCGAAGGCCGGCCGGATGCGCTGGCGGTTGGCACGCGGTGCAATCTTCACGCCGCCTATGCGACATCCATCGCGGCCACCGGACTGCCGCTCTTTCTGGAAAAACCTGTTGCCACCTCGATGGCCGACGCGCGCGCTCTCGAGAGAGCCTTTGCCGATTCGGCGGGCGAAGTCGTGGTGAGTTTTCCGCTGCGCCTCTCCGCGCTGTGCGGCATGGTGCGTTCCCGGCTCGACGGCGGCGCGGTCGGCCGGCTCGAACACGTGCTGGCGGTCAACTACGTGCCTTACGGCAACGTCTATTTCGACTCCTGGTATCGCGACTACCGCACCACCCAGGGCCTGTTCCTGCAAAAGGCCACGCACGATTTCGACTACATGGCTTTCCTCGTCGGCGCGCCGGTCACCCGGGTGGCGGCGATGGCGCAGCACGGGCGCGTCTTCCGCGACCGCTCGCTGGAGCCGGCCGGCGGCGACGACACCCGCCTCTATTTCGACGGGATCGGCACGCCCGAAACGGGCATGAACGAGGATGCCTCCAGCGCCCTCCTCGAATTCGCCAATGGCGTGCAGGGAGTCTACACCCAGGTGTTTTATACCAAACATGAAGGCGCCGCCCGCGGCGCCACGCTCAGCGGACTGCGCGGCACGCTGCGCTTCGACTGGTATCGCAACGAGCTCAATCTCCATCACCACAGCGAGGCGCACACCGAAACGGAGCGCCCGCCGGAGGGGTTGAATCACTTTGGCGGCGACGGCGCACTGGCGGCCAATTTTATTGATGTGATCCGCGGCCGCGCCCCGTCGGCCTCGCCGATCTCCGCCGGGCTGCGCAGCGTCTATGCCTGCCTCGCCGCCCGCGAAAGCGCCGCCACCGGACGCTTTGTCGAGGTGCGGCAGCTCACCGATCTCGAAACTCCGGCCGCCGCGCTTCCCGCCTCCCTGCCAGCTCTCGCCACCGCCTGACAATGAATCCCTTTTCCATGGTCCTCCGTAACGTCCCCACCCTCCGCAAAACCGGCGTCCGCCTCCCTGGCGCGCCGGATGCTAGTCATGCCCTGCGGAGGGGCAGTCTGTCTTTCTGTCCGCCCGGGTCGGGTGACCCGACGCGGATCGACCGGAAACCAAACATACAAAGTCCCTGCCACGACCATGAAAATGCTACACAAACTGCTCGCCCTCGCCGCCGTCACCACGGCCGCTGTCTGCTCCCACGCCGGAACCTATGCCAACATCACGCTTGATGGCATCATCGACGACTGGAGCGGTATCTCCGCCTCGTTCACCAACACCGGTGGCGGGCCAGTCAACCAGATCTTCCTGGCCAACAACGATACCCACCTCTTCATTCTTGTTACCTTCCATACGCAGACCGATTTCCTGACGGTCCCCGGCGGCTTCTACCTCGGTATCGACAACGACAGTAACGCGGCCACCGGCTTCAATATCTACAGCCAGGGCGTGGTGGGTTCCGAAGTCGGCTATGCTGCCGAGACACCCTTTCAGCAAGACAGTATTAATTTTAATACCGGTGCCGTATCTGAGGGTGCCAACATGCTGAGCAGCCCGTATGGCGCAGCGACTACGGCCCAAGAGTTCAGCATCTCCCGCACCGGCATAATCGACACGGCCAACTCCACGCCAGTCTTCCCGAATACATCGTTCAACTTGGTGGTGTATATCGACAACGGTGGCGAGCTGATCATCGGCCCCGCCTCCTACACTTTTGCCGCCGTTCCCGAGCCCGCCACGTGGGCTTTTATCGGGGGCATCGGTGCCCTCGCCATCTGCCTGATTCGTCGTCACCGTCGGCGCTAACCCCAAAAGGCCCGACTTCAATCTTCAAGCTCGTCCCCTATGCGACATATCCAGTCAAGCCGGCGACTTCCTGGCTTCACACTTATCGAGTTGCTGACCGTGATCGCCATCATCGGCATCCTGGCGGCAATCATCATTCCGGTCGTCAGCAAGGTCCGCACCACGGCCAAGATGACCCGCTCTCTCGCCAACCTTCGCCAGATCGGCGCAGCGGTCCAGTTGTTCGCCGGGGACAACAAGGGTGCCCTTCCGGTGTGGCACGACTTTACGGTCACCTCTCCGCCGGACATGCCGGGGGAGCCCGCTTACGGGGGAAGCTACTGGTGGGAACAGCTCGAAACCTACCTCGGGCAGGATCGCGAGATTTTTCATAGTCCCGCCCACGTCGAGTTCGACAGCTCCACTCGCGAGAAATTGCGCGAAACGATTTCCTACGGATGGAACTACGAAGTGCTGGGGCGCCACAAGGGCGACAGTTCAAAGGAGGGCGATCACCGTCTCAACGTGACCGACTTTGAAAGCCCGGCTCGTAGCCTGGCGGCTTCGGATGGCAAGGACCGGGATTCATGGGGTTCGATCACCTCAGCCAGGGATGGTCCGCAATGGGCTCCCAGTCCCACCCGCTACGGCGACCGGATTCCCTCCCTCTTTCTCGATGGCCACGTCAGCACACGTCCTTACTCCGAGTTTCTCCAGGCTGACCCCTGGTTCAACGCGGTGAAGGCTTTGCCTCCCGACAAAAGTTAAAACTACCGCCTTCCGGATTTTTACACAAAGATCGCAAAGAGCGCAAAGATTCATAATTCATGCTCTTCGCGTCCTTTGCGATCTTTGTGTAAAATAAAACTTTCAGGAAAACCGGTATCAGCCACCAAAACACATTCGTAGTTTTTTCACGCTACACCCCGCAACTCCCGCATGCACACTCTCGACTGGACCCTCCTTGCTGTCGCTCTCGGCGCGCTGTTCGCCGCCTGCATCGCCACCAGTCGTCTCATGCGGGGGGTCTCCGGCTATCTGGTGGCCAGCCGTTGCGCCGGCCGCTACCTGCTCACGCTTTCGGAAGGCGCGGCGGGTCTGGGAGCGATCACCATCATCGGCACGTTCGAGGTGTTTTACAGCGCCGGGTTCGTGCCGCTCTGGTGGGGCTACTTCCTCGCGCCGCTCGGGCTCTTCATCGCGCTGAGCGGTTTTGTCATCTACCGTTTCCGGCAGACGCGCGCCATGACCATGGCGCAGTTTATCGAGACGCGCTACTCGCGGCGCTTCCGCCTGTTTTTCGGCGCGCTCACGTTTGTGTCCGGCGTGGTCAACTACGGCATCTTTCCCGCCGTCACCGTGCGCTGTTTCATGCAGTTTTGCGGCCTGCCCGATGTGCTGGCGATCGGCAGCTTCAGCCTGCCGCTTTTCCCCGCGCTCATGGCGCTCGAACTCGGCCTCGCGATCACCCTCGTGTGGCTCGGCGGGCAGATCACGATCCTCGTTTCCGACTACCTGCAGGCGGTGTTTTGCATGATCGTGTTTCTGGCGCTGCTGGTGTTTTTTCTCTGGTGGATGCCCTGGGCCGATCTCGTGGCCGGGCTGGCGATGGCGCCGGAGGGCAAGTCGATGCTGCACCCGTTCCGGGCGCGCGACGCGGCGGACTTCAATACGGCCTATTACCTCATCGGCGCCTTCATGATCGTCTACACCACGCGGGCCTGGCAGGGCACGTCCGGTTACAATGCCTGCGCCCGCAGTCCGCACGAGGCGCGCATGGCCGGCATCCTCGCGAGCTGGCGGGCAATGGCGCAAAACCTCGCACTCCTGCTCATCCCGCTCTGCGTCTTCGCCGTGCTGCACAATCCGAAGTTCGCCGACCAGGCGGCACAGATCAACGCCCTCACCGCGGCCATCGCTGATCCCGCCGCCCGCGCGCAACTGACCGTCTCGGCGGGCCTCTCGACGATCCTGCCGGCGGGGTTTCTCGGGCTCTTCGCCACCGTGCTCGTGGCCGCCGCCATCAGCACCGACAACACGTATCTGCACTCGTGGGGCAGCATCTTCATCCAGGACGTGGTGCTGCCGCTGCGCAAACGTCCGCTCCCGGCCGCGCAGCATGTGCGCTGGCTGCGCGGCTCGTCGCTCGGGGTGGCGGTGTTCGCGTTCTTTTTCAGCCTGCTGTTTCCGCTGAAGGACTACGTCTTCATGTTTTTCGACATCACCGGCGCCATCTTTCTCGGCGGCGCGGGCGCGGCCATCATTGGCGGGCTTTACTGGCGGCGCGGCAGCACGGCCGGCGCCTGGGCCGCGATGATCACCGGCGGCGTGCTCTCCACCGGCGGCCTCGCCGTGCAGCAGGCCTGGGCGGGGCACCTCGCACCGCTGTTCCTGAGCTACAACCCCGACAATGCCTGGCTGGTGGAGAATGCCGCGAGGCTGCCGTGGAACGGACGCGAGATCATGTTCGGAGCGATGCTCGCCGCGCTGGCGGTGTACGTGATCGTGTCGCTGTGCGGGCGTACCCGTTTCGATCTGGAAACGATGCTCGGCCGCGAGGCCCGGGTGTCGCACGACGCCGCGGCGGCCCCGCGTTTCGGCTGGCGCGAACGCCTCGGCGAGGTGATCGGCAACGGCATCGAGTTCACCCGCGGCGACCGCTGGCTGTGCCGGCTCACGCTGGTGTGGACATTGTGCTGGTGGATCGTGTTTGTCGTCGGCACGGTCTGGAATCTCGTGGCGGAGGTGCCGGAATCTTCCTGGGCCACCTTCTGGCACTGGAACATCGGCCTTTCCGTGCCGCTGGGTGTGGTGACGACCGGATGGTTCCTCGTGGGCGGCGTCCGCGATTTCCGCCGCATGCTGCGCGACCTGCGCGCCACGCCGGCGGAGCCGGGCGTGACCGAAAGGGAAACGCCTGCACCGGAGGGGAAAGACGAGGTCCCGCCGCTCTGTCGCACGAAACCCGATACCGCTTGACCGGAACTTGACCACAGAGGACTGGGTCGCGTAAATTTTTTGACCACGGATTAAACGGATGGGAACTCCTGAAAATTCATTTTTACCGCGAAGGATGCGAAGAGCACGAAGATAGAGATAACTGCGATCATGCTTTTTAATTAATTCATGATTAATTAGATCTGATTTTTGGAATTTTGTTTTTTCTTATCTTCGCATCCTTCGCGCCCTTCGCGGTTAATTTTTAGAACCTTCCGGGTGGACATGGATACTGTCCGTATCCCGGACATTTTGACTTTACACAAAGATCGCAAGGGACGCGAAGGGAACAATCAGCAATCCTTTGCGTTCTTTGCGGCCTTTGTATGAAAATCCGAAAGTTCCGAGGCATTGATACAGGAAGGAAACTGCGAAGCAGGATATGAATCTGTGATCATCCGCATTACCGTGCTGGGAAAGTCGTGTTTT harbors:
- a CDS encoding 3-oxoacyl-ACP reductase; its protein translation is MKPAFTANNAPTAPLPDFTGKTVLVTGSTQNLGHTIALLFAQAGARTILHGRRLADAESACERIRTSMTNIALSPDTLHATHFALGDEAAIDAAFADLIRRDLLPDILINNAAHLGLGDDTTFLGQTPAFFREVIDANLHGTFRCSQLAARHLRDAGRPGAIINITSLAGERAIWGRTAYCTSKAALEGLTRAMSLELAQHDIRVNCISAGYIWTPRWNDLSPEQTARRHQNTPGRAPTQQDEIARLALFLASDQAPTLIGSRIVIDGGLNVQQVPADVVV
- a CDS encoding ribokinase; the encoded protein is MSVANTTRHAVAIVGSANMDLSIPVTCLPRTGETILGGDMTTNPGGKGANQAVAAQRAASRPGFCRFVGRVGDDVFGRQLRNALDADSVDTAALLTTPGAPSGTAAIMVNPEGDNAIVVSPGANARLTPADIAGVREAITTAAVLTVQLEVPFDTVAAALSLAREAGVLTILDPAPAPQPASAGALATLPDALWQVDIFSPNQSEARLLTGIAVDDLDSARAAGERLLQFGPKTVVLKLGGLGAAIITAAPSGGGQGGNAPVFTHIPAIRIPAVVDTTAAGDTFTGALATALAEGRSLAEAVRFAGIAGSLACTVRGAQSAIPHRRDILARL
- a CDS encoding nucleoside hydrolase, translating into MTEKLLLDTDIGSDVDDAVCLAWLLLEPACELLGITTVTGDTAARAALADALCRRTGKAGIPVYPGLAKPLLLPESRQPRVPQATILAEGKWPHTPAGDFPKHEAIRFLQQTIRAHPGEVTLLAIGPLTNIGALFTIDPEIPSLLKSLVIMGGNFTPTRWLGSYGAGRCEWNIVNDPHAAEIVYRARVPRHRSVGIDVTSRVNMKPDEVREKFRRPGLDLVLDMARVWFDGGRDEITFHDPLAAVTIFEPDLCTWEQGNVNIVTDGLMEGYTLFNPDVAPAEALHEVASEVDEERFFTRYFKNFA
- a CDS encoding mandelate racemase; translated protein: MKLTALKTFICDAWRTNWCFVKIETDSGHHGWGEATLEYREPTVIQAVRELERGLVNRDLRNIEAWWQDAYRDAYWRGGPVLMSALSAVEMALWDIKGKALGVPVHQLLGGRVRDAVPCYANAWFANAKTPDEFAAAAKIAIGMGYRALKWDPFGATFRHLSAAQLRDALAVVEAVKTATGTTAELLIEGHGRFEFPTARRIARALEDYDIQWFEEPLIPGNLENYARLRADTRTPISMGERLYTRWEFREVFERGCADFIQPDVSHAGGIHELRKIAAMAEVWQIPFCPHNPSGPVANAATLQLAACTPNFLYLETMATDVPWRADVARETCRLVNGEMQISDAPGLGVEINEDALAAHPYQVHDLRHYTGALTAIRPPDAKATF
- a CDS encoding LacI family transcription regulator; the protein is MQPNVNLTEVARQAGVSISSVSRTINDTGRISEETRARIRDVMRRMGYKPNRVARRLRSGGNCHLIGLIIPNIRNPFFADIARGVEDTARQANFAVLLCNYDEDAEKERFYLDVMRAESVDGIIIPPLKANDPAVLEFAAEGVPVVCVDRSISGARLDKVEVDNKQGAFEATAHLVARGHTRIGMIAGPANSSTSRARVAGYRAALKQAGLPFETGLVRHGDYKQESGRRHADALLSLAEPPSALFAANGMMAVGMLETIRARGLRIPKQIAVICFDDLPLAAVFTPPLTVVRQPACEAGSEAARLLLQRIETPGREPVSVLLSPELVVRGST